One part of the Cyclobacteriaceae bacterium genome encodes these proteins:
- a CDS encoding metallophosphoesterase, which yields MHEGKIMSRTFVIGDIHGAHRALVQCLQRAGFDYEKDHLISLGDVCDGWPETKHAIDELMRIKNLTYIFGNHDFWTLEWMRYGLIDEVWWKQGGEATIKSFTGSTLEKYQVFFEQALPYLILNNKLFVHAGINPLQPLHQQSLQVFLWDRALSRIALDFYHKGIYAKHTEYDEVYLGHTPIPFEHPVQSGDIWLMDTGAGWSGVLSMMDINTKEIFRSDPVPSLYPGVQGRRR from the coding sequence ATGCACGAAGGTAAAATAATGTCGAGGACTTTTGTAATAGGGGATATACACGGAGCGCATCGGGCGCTTGTTCAATGTTTGCAACGAGCAGGTTTTGATTATGAAAAAGATCACCTGATTTCATTGGGCGATGTGTGCGATGGCTGGCCTGAAACGAAACACGCTATCGATGAATTGATGCGCATTAAAAACCTCACCTACATTTTTGGCAACCACGACTTTTGGACGCTGGAGTGGATGCGCTACGGCCTGATCGATGAGGTATGGTGGAAGCAAGGTGGAGAAGCAACTATAAAATCCTTCACTGGATCAACCCTTGAAAAATATCAGGTTTTCTTTGAGCAGGCTTTACCATACCTTATACTCAACAATAAATTATTCGTTCACGCAGGTATAAATCCGCTGCAACCACTCCATCAACAATCGTTACAGGTGTTTCTGTGGGATAGGGCCTTGTCGCGTATCGCGCTCGATTTCTATCATAAGGGCATTTATGCCAAGCACACAGAATATGATGAGGTTTACCTGGGCCACACGCCTATTCCCTTTGAGCACCCTGTTCAATCAGGTGACATTTGGCTGATGGATACCGGGGCCGGGTGGTCGGGTGTACTTTCCATGATGGACATAAACACGAAAGAAATTTTTAGAAGCGACCCCGTACCCTCGCTTTATCCAGGTGTACAGGGGAGAAGACGATAA
- a CDS encoding phage holin family protein, producing the protein MNGVIRFLLSGLAVLLTAYLLPGVHVEHYGYALLVALVLSVVNALIKPVLVVLTIPITFVTFGLFLLVINALMILLVDWLIDNFYVDGFWWALAFSLILSLFNSLFNDLIKDRAR; encoded by the coding sequence ATGAACGGTGTTATTCGTTTTTTACTTAGCGGCCTGGCTGTATTGCTTACGGCCTACCTCCTGCCGGGTGTTCATGTTGAACATTATGGCTATGCTTTATTGGTGGCGCTGGTACTCTCTGTTGTTAATGCGCTGATTAAGCCTGTGCTGGTTGTGCTCACCATTCCCATCACATTTGTAACGTTTGGATTATTTCTGTTGGTCATCAATGCATTGATGATTCTTCTGGTGGATTGGCTGATCGATAACTTTTACGTAGATGGATTCTGGTGGGCGCTGGCCTTCAGTTTAATCTTGTCGCTGTTCAACAGTTTGTTCAATGATCTTATTAAAGACCGCGCGCGATAA
- a CDS encoding GIY-YIG nuclease family protein has protein sequence MYAIVDIETTGGYADNHRITEIAIYHHNGIEIIDHFYTLVNPGRRIPYYITGLTGITTEMVATAPPFEEVAESILRLLEDRIFVAHNAHFDYSFLKKEFELAGISWQSKKLCTVRLSRKIIPGLRSYSLGSLAESLGVGIKNRHRAGGDAEATAKIFSKLLNRDKDGYILRALKRNSGETILPPNLPKDEFDKLPPKPGVYYFLNERGHVIYVGKANNIKKRIAGHFTGDAREWNRSKIRNEIHHITYELTGNELIALILESQEIRRLWPKYNMAQKYRIEEWGIYDYEDRAGYHRFNVNMVKRGSKPLIKFSSKGDAWNFLWEKVREFDLCPKLSGLQVSKGLCFQYQIGDCKGACMGIENVKKYNKRVYNAMKSFNGMGESVAIIGKGRKAHEQSLVLVEQGKYLGFGFIDREVSLHDMEGAKSFVRKGLETATVQNLINSYLQNPRGFEVVWF, from the coding sequence ATGTACGCCATTGTTGATATTGAGACGACCGGGGGCTACGCGGATAACCACCGCATTACCGAAATTGCCATCTACCACCATAATGGTATTGAAATCATCGATCATTTTTACACACTCGTAAACCCCGGAAGGAGAATACCTTACTACATCACAGGGCTTACCGGTATAACAACAGAAATGGTTGCTACAGCCCCACCGTTTGAAGAAGTGGCTGAGTCGATTTTACGCTTACTTGAAGACCGGATCTTTGTTGCCCACAATGCCCATTTCGATTATTCTTTTTTAAAGAAGGAATTTGAACTGGCAGGCATAAGCTGGCAATCGAAAAAATTATGCACGGTTAGGCTAAGTCGTAAAATTATTCCGGGGTTACGTTCCTATAGTCTGGGTAGCCTGGCCGAAAGTTTAGGTGTGGGGATCAAAAACCGGCATCGGGCCGGAGGGGATGCTGAAGCTACTGCAAAAATTTTTTCAAAGTTGCTTAACCGCGATAAGGATGGGTACATTTTGCGCGCATTAAAACGCAATTCGGGCGAAACTATACTGCCGCCCAACTTACCTAAAGACGAATTTGACAAACTGCCGCCCAAGCCGGGCGTGTATTACTTTTTGAATGAACGTGGCCACGTGATTTATGTGGGCAAAGCCAACAATATAAAAAAGAGAATTGCCGGACACTTTACCGGTGATGCACGCGAATGGAACCGTTCAAAAATCAGGAATGAAATTCACCACATCACCTATGAACTTACAGGTAACGAGTTGATTGCCCTTATCCTGGAGTCGCAGGAAATACGGAGGTTATGGCCTAAGTATAACATGGCACAGAAGTATAGAATTGAAGAGTGGGGTATTTACGATTATGAAGACCGTGCAGGCTACCACCGGTTTAACGTGAACATGGTGAAACGCGGTTCAAAGCCGCTAATCAAATTCAGTTCGAAAGGCGATGCCTGGAATTTTTTGTGGGAAAAGGTGCGCGAGTTTGATTTGTGCCCCAAGCTTAGTGGGTTGCAGGTTTCAAAAGGGTTATGCTTTCAATACCAGATTGGGGATTGCAAAGGGGCCTGTATGGGTATTGAAAACGTGAAGAAGTATAATAAGCGTGTGTATAACGCAATGAAGTCGTTTAATGGGATGGGCGAGTCGGTAGCTATTATTGGCAAGGGCCGAAAAGCGCATGAACAGTCGCTGGTATTGGTTGAACAAGGGAAATACCTGGGATTCGGCTTTATTGATCGCGAGGTTTCTTTACACGATATGGAGGGTGCGAAATCTTTTGTTCGCAAAGGCCTGGAAACGGCTACAGTACAAAACCTTATCAATTCATACTTACAAAACCCACGCGGATTTGAGGTCGTTTGGTTTTGA